The nucleotide window GGATCGACGACCACCCGGCGCCGAGGACGAGGTGATGATCGCGGTAGCGGCGCGCGACCAACGGTCGCGCCACGCGCCGACGCGGTCGCAACGGCCGCGTGGCGACCTTGAACGCGTAACGGTCGGGGTGGCGCCATCGATGGACTCCGGCACGAGCTCGGCCGAGCGGACCTGCGAAGCGGCACGACATCGATCGCGACGGGACGATCGTCGAGACGCGGTCGCCGTCGACCGTGCGGACCCCAGGCCGGGGTGGAGCACCGGCGCCACGGTCCTGGCGGTGCTGCAGCCACCGAACGCCGGCGGCGATCTGCCGAGCGACGGGGATCGCACCGATCTCGGGCGCGCGGGCCAGGAAGGGCGTCGGCGTCGGGAGCGTTCCGGGACAGGCGGTGACGCGCACGGCGAGCGCGCCCATGACGAGCGCAGATCGGGTTGGCGCCTTGCGCACGATGCGGATTGCAACGCCGCGCCCGGGGCGCGGGCCATCCCTGCGGCGGCCGGGCATCAGCGTCATCGAGCGATCGCGGTGGTCCATGACCCGCGGCGGGGACAACGTGACAGCACGCTCGTGGCGCCCGGGCCATGACCTGCGCGGGCCCTGGCGACGGCGAGCCCGCGGTGACAGCACCGGGCAGACGCTCAGGATGGCGCGCGCCTTGCTCCGCGGGGGCCAGGAGAGTCCGGGCGGTGGTCCTCGGCGGCTGGCCGCCGACCTGGTCGGCGCGGTCGGTCCGCGCGATGGCGCGCGCCGGCCGCGGCTGCCCACGACGACGTGGTCCGCGGGGACGCGCAGCGACCATCCTCGGCGCCGGCCCCTGAGCCCGGGCCCGGGCCGCAGTGGCGAGGGCGCGCCGGCGGCGGACCTCACGCCCCGGGCTGGCTGCGCTCGAACGACAGGAACCGGCGCTCGAGCTCCCACTGCAGGCGGGCGCGCTCGCTGGTGTCGAGGAACTGCTGGCAGGCGGGCGCGGGCGGGCCGCCGACGGCGACGGTGGCGGTGGCGGCGCAGGCGGCGACGGGGGCGACGGTGGTGATCGAGGTCCAGAGGCTGGGGCCGGGGGCGAAGGCGTGCTCGAGGCTGGCGCGGGCCATGGCCTTGAGCTGGCGGTAGGTCAGGTGCTGGTCGAGCGCGGCCCGCCGGTACTCGCCGGCCAGGCTCGAGCGCGACACGCCCTGATCGTCGGTCGCGAGCGCGACCGGCACGCCGCGCGCGAGGTACGCGGCCAGCGGGTGGGCGGCGCCGCTGACCTCGAGGATCTGGTCGTTGCTGCTCAGGCAGATCTCGACCAGCACGTCGCGGTCGCGCAGCAGGTCGAGCAGGCCGGTGGCGTCGGTCTCGGACAGGACGTCGAGGCCGTGGCCGATGCGCGTGGCGTGGCCGACCTCGACCGCGCGGCGGATGTGGAAGGTGTTGGCGGTGCTGCCCGGCGGCAGGAACGCCGGCGTCAGCTCGCCAGCGTGGAGCGTGACCTGGAGCGGGCTCACGCCCGACTCGGTGTACTGGTGGTACAGGAAGTCGAGCATCGCCATGTGCAGCTCGTAGTTGGTGAGCGCGGCGCTGTCGTCCTCGGGCGACGACAGGTTGGCGCCGACGATCTGGCCGGTCGCGCGCGCCATCTCGAACGCGCCGACCAGCTGGCCGAAGATCTGGTCGTTGGCGCCGGTGCGCGAGACCTGGGCGACGAACCGCATCGTCACGTCGCAGGCGCTCGGGGGATCGATGCCGTCGCAGCCGAGCGCCGCGCGGTAGCCCGTGGTCGCTGAGGTCACGACCGCGACGTCGGCGGCGACCCGGCTCGCGAACAGCGGGTCCGCGGTCAGCGTGGCGTAGAAGGTCGGCAGATCGGCGGCCGTGACCGTGCCCGCCCAGTCGGCCGCGGCCAGGGTCCCGACGTTCCGGGCCAGGTTGAACATCGTCTCGACGTAGAGCTGGTTCTCGCTCGCGGCCCGGGTGGCGACGTCGGCCAGCTCGTCGTCGCGGTGGGCGCCGGCGATCGCGCCGAACTTGCCGAACGTCGCGAAGAAGTGGTCGTGGCCGGACTGGGCGCCGGGGACGAAGCCCTCCATCGACCACGCGGCGACGATCTGATCGTAGAACGCGCCGCTGACCGGGGTCGGCAGGTTGGTGGTCGAGCACTGGCCGGCGAACACCGCCGCGAACGTGGTCGCGTTGATGCAGTTGCCGTCGGCGCGGGCCCAGTCGAGGAAGGTCTCGGCGTAGACCGCGCCCGACAGGTGGTTGTGCAGATCGGCGCCCTTGGGCACGCCGGCGAGGAACACCGTCAGCGCCAGCGGATCGCCCAGGACCGCGTCGAAGCGATCGGCGGCGCGCTGCTCGGCCTGCGCCGCGCACTCGACCGGAGTGGCGCACGCCGGCGGTGCGGCGTCGGGGTCCGGCCCCGCGTCCGGGGGCAGCGCCGCGTCGCGCGACCCGGCGTCGGCCGGCGTGTCGGGCGTGTCATCCCCGCCGCACCCGACGAGCGCGGCGATCACCAGCAGCGCAGACCAGCGAGACGCCGCGACCCGGACGACGGAGGACATGGGGCGGGACCCTACACCGGCCGCCGCCCGCGCCGCGCGGACAATCGTCGACCGGTGGCGGTCAGCGCGCGCGGTGATCGCGCCCCCGGGTCAGGCCGCGGCGGCGGCGGCGGGCGCGACCGACAGGTGGTCGGTGTAGCGGGCGGTGGCGCACGCGTGCCAGTCGTAGTTGCCCTGCATCCAGCGCTCGAGCAGGTCGAGCGCGGCGCGGTCGTGGTCGGTGGCGGCGCGCACGATCAGGTAGCCGCGGACCACGTCGTCGCACGCGCGGCAGGCGGCGTGGAAGGCCGCGGTCTCGTCGAGCTGCTCGTGCTCGGCGAGGACCCGGATCAGGTTGGACGGCTCGCCGAGCGCGCGCTCCTTGGGCCACGAGAACACGTCGTTGATCCACGACACCGACAGGTTCGCGGCGCGCGCGAGGGGGCGCAGCGACGGCGGCAGCGTGCGCCCCTCGACCGCGAGGCCGAGCGCGACGCACGCGTCGACGGCGCTGAACGCGACCCGCACGTCGGCGTAGTCGGCCACCGACGTGAAGCCGTCGCGGCGCCGGCGGGTCTCCTCGACCACGCCGTCGAGGTACGCGTCGAGTTCGTCGAGGTACGCGCCGGTCGGCGCGCCGCGGGCCTCGAGCCGGCGGGTGAGGTCGGCGAGGGCCGACGCCACGGCGTCGAGCCCCTCGCGCCGGCGCGCGGGCGGGCGCCCGGAGCGCGCGGCCAGGCGGAGCCCGTCGATCGCGGCCTGGGCCCGCGCCGGGTCGCGGCACACCGCGTCGCGGCCGGTGTCCATGCGATCGTCGAGGACGAAGAGCGCGGCGATGAAGTCGGCGGCGAGGCGCAGCGCGTCGCGATCCTCGCGGTGGTAGACCCGCCCGGCGAGCTCGTGGAAGCGCGCGCGCTCGAACGTGCGGCGGCTGCGCTGGTCGAGCAGGCCGTGATCGCGGAGCCAGGCGAGGTTGCCCTCGGCGATCGCGTCAGTGTCGGGGTGGCGGCCGCTCGCGAACGGCAGGAAGAACCCGTCGCGCAAGGGCGCGAGGCCGGGCACGGCGACCTGGACCGGACGGGCGGTCGCGGGCGCGAACGGTGGCTGCGGGAGAGCTCCAGGCATGATCGGTCCTCGGCGGTGGGCGGTCACAGGCGCGGCGCGACACGCGGCGCGACGACCTGCTCACCCCTGACGTGACCGCCGGCGCGATCCGGTTCACGCCGATCGCACGTCGCCGCGCGATCTGGGCGACGGCCCCCCGCCGCGCCCCCGCGAGGCGGCCTACACTGCCCCGATGACCGAGGCGACCTCTCCACCGGCTCCGGGGGCCGGTCCGGGGGCCGGCTGGCGCTTCTGGCGCTGGCAGCTCCACTCCCAGGTCTTCCTGGGGCTCCTGCTCGGCGCGGTGGTCGGGCTCGGCCTGGGGCTGCTCGCGGTCGAGCGGATCCCCGGCGACACCGAGGCGGCGCAGCGGGGCGTGGTCGGGGTCAAGGCGGTGCGCGGCACGATGCCGTTCGCGCTGATCGCGCTGGTCGGCGAGATGTTCTTGAACGCGCTGTTCGCGATCACGATCCCGCTCATCACCACCAGCATCCTCCTGGCGGTGACCCGGATCGGCGGCAACCGCGACTTCGGCCGGCTGGGCGCGAAGACCCTGGGCTACTACCTGATCACCAGCTTGATCGCGATCCTGACCGGGCTGGTGCTGGTCAACCTGTTCACCCCCGGCCTGTCCCACGGGGTCGGCATCCTCGAGGGCCAGGACCTGTCGGCGTTCCAGGGCGAGCAGGGCGAGGTCGCGCGGCGGGTCGCGGGCAAGGAGCTCGGCGACTTCCTCGGGATCTTCCGCAGCATGATCCCCAACAACCTGTTCGCGGCCGCCACCGAGGGCAACTTCGTCGGCCTGATCGTCGTGTCGATCGTGGTCGGCTACTTCCTGGCGCGGCTGGTGCCCGAGCGCCGGCGCGCGCTCGAGACGCTGGTCGAGGCGATCTACGACCTGAGCCTGATGGTCACCCACGTCATCCTGCGGCTGGCGCCGATCGGCGTCGCGTGCCTGATCGCGCGGACCTTCGCCGAGCAGTACGCGACCCTGTGGCCCGACGCCCGGTTCGCGTCGTTCCTGGCCGGCATCGCCACGTTCGCCGCGGTCGCGTTCGCGGCGCTGATGGTGCACTTCCTGGTGACGATGCCGCTGGTGCTGCGCTTCGTCGCCCGGGTCAACCCGGTGCGGCACTACCGGGCGATGGCGCCGGCGCTGGTGACCGCGTTCTCGACCGCGAGCAGCTCGGCCACGCTGCCGGTCACGATCGACTGCGTCGAGAACCGCGCCGGCGTGTCGCCGCGGATCGCCGGCTTCACGCTGCCGATCGGCGCCACCTGCAACATGGACGGCACCGCGCTCTACGAGTGCGTCGCCGCGATCTTCATCTGCCAGGCCTTCGGCGTGCACCTGTCGTTCGGGCAGCAGGCGGTCGTGGTCATGGTCGCGCTCCTGACCAGCGTCGGCGTGGCCGGGGTGCCGTCGGCGTCGCTGGTGGCGATCGCGATCATCCTGCGCACCGTCCAGGCCCAGCTGCCCGACGGCCCGCAGCCCGACCTGATCCTGGGCATGGGCCTCTTGTTCGTGTTCGACCGCCCGCTCGACATGGTCCGGACCGCCGTCAACATGTTCGGCGACTCGGTCGGCGCCGTGACGATCGCGCGCTCCGAGGGCGAGACCAGCGTGCTGACGCCGCCGCCGCTGACCTGACTGCGACGCGGGTCGTCGAGGCTCAGGGCCTGTAACTTCTTCGGTCGAGCACCGGTCCCCGCGCCGGGAGCTGCGCGTCTCGCCTGGGGCCCCGTCGGGGCCTGCCCCCGAGGTACCAACGCGATCCGCGCGTGATCTCGGACCTCCGCGGACCCTGCGGCCTTGCGACCGGGCCTCTGGAAGCTCAGGGCGTGGCGCGGTACTCGGCCCAGGCCAGGCCCCGGAGCGCGCCGTCGGCGTAGCCGGTGGCCTGGTCGTCGGGGTAGGCGGCGGCGAGGGCGGCGCGGACGTCGGGCTCGAGGTCGGCGCCGTGGCACTTCAGGCACAGCGCCTGGGTCACCAGCGGCTCGGCGTAGCGGACCTGGCCGTCGGGGAGCTGGCGCACGTAGTGGGCGCCGTCGAGCTTCTTGCCGGCGGCGGCGGTGGCCTCGAACTCGGCCAGGGCCTCGGCCTGCCAGCCGGCGACGGCGTTGGCGGGGTTGCGCGGCTTGCGGGTCGCGCGCCCGAGCGTGAGGCCGTCGACGCCGACGCGCTCGGCGATGGTCTTGGCCGCGGTGCCGCACACCTCGATCGCGTGGGGCGTGCCGCCCTCGAGGGCCTTGCTGAGCTCGGTCCGCAGCTGCTGCTTGAGCGCGCCGACCGCCTGCTGGCCCCGGGCCGCGGCCGCGGGCGGCGTGGCGCTCGACGGCGGCGCCGGCGGATCTTTCGGGCGGTCGCGCCCGCAGGCGGCGGCGAGGACGGCGAGGCAGGGCAGGGCGATGCGGGACGTCACAGGCGGGGTCTAGCACCGCCGCCGGGAGGCTGCGAGGGCCGCGCCCGGCGATCGCCGCCGGGGCCGTTCCCCCCTCGCGTCGGTCCGGAACTTGTGGCAGTGTGCGCCCGCAAACGGTCGACTCACGTAGGCGCGGCACGGCATGAACCTTCTGTCGAGCCCTGGAGCTTCTGGCTCCCGGGCTGGAGTGACGGCTCAGACCGGCGGGTCACGAGGGGCGGCCCTCAACCCGAAAGGTCTGTAGATATGGCGTACGTTCAAGAGTCCTGCGTCGTCGGCGGGAAAGAGATCACGATCGAGACCGGCAAGTGGGCCAAGCAGGCCGGCGGCGCGGTCCTGGTCCGGCAGGGCGAGACCGTGGTGATGGTGACCGCGACCGGGTCGCAGCAGCCGCGCGATCTCGACTTCATGCCGCTGACCTGCGAGTACCAGGAGAAGTTCTACGCCGCGGGCAAGATCCCGGGCAGCTACTTCCGGCGCGAGGCCCGGCTGACCAACGAGGAGATCCTGGTCTGCCGCCTGATCGATCGCCCGTGCCGCCCGCTGTTCCCCAAGGGCTGGTTCATCGACACCCAGATCATCGCCAACGTCATCAGCTACGACAAGCAGCACCCAACCGACGTGCTGGCGATGACCGGCGCCTCGGCCGCGATCCACATCTCGGATCTGGTGTGGGACGGCCCGCTGGTCGGCATCCGCGTCGGCTACATCGACGGCAAGCTGGTCGCCAACCCGACCTTCGCCGAGCGCAAGCTGAGCACGATGGACATGATCGTCGCCTGCACCAAGGACGCGATCATG belongs to Myxococcales bacterium and includes:
- a CDS encoding adenosine deaminase, encoding MSSVVRVAASRWSALLVIAALVGCGGDDTPDTPADAGSRDAALPPDAGPDPDAAPPACATPVECAAQAEQRAADRFDAVLGDPLALTVFLAGVPKGADLHNHLSGAVYAETFLDWARADGNCINATTFAAVFAGQCSTTNLPTPVSGAFYDQIVAAWSMEGFVPGAQSGHDHFFATFGKFGAIAGAHRDDELADVATRAASENQLYVETMFNLARNVGTLAAADWAGTVTAADLPTFYATLTADPLFASRVAADVAVVTSATTGYRAALGCDGIDPPSACDVTMRFVAQVSRTGANDQIFGQLVGAFEMARATGQIVGANLSSPEDDSAALTNYELHMAMLDFLYHQYTESGVSPLQVTLHAGELTPAFLPPGSTANTFHIRRAVEVGHATRIGHGLDVLSETDATGLLDLLRDRDVLVEICLSSNDQILEVSGAAHPLAAYLARGVPVALATDDQGVSRSSLAGEYRRAALDQHLTYRQLKAMARASLEHAFAPGPSLWTSITTVAPVAACAATATVAVGGPPAPACQQFLDTSERARLQWELERRFLSFERSQPGA
- a CDS encoding dicarboxylate/amino acid:cation symporter, which gives rise to MTEATSPPAPGAGPGAGWRFWRWQLHSQVFLGLLLGAVVGLGLGLLAVERIPGDTEAAQRGVVGVKAVRGTMPFALIALVGEMFLNALFAITIPLITTSILLAVTRIGGNRDFGRLGAKTLGYYLITSLIAILTGLVLVNLFTPGLSHGVGILEGQDLSAFQGEQGEVARRVAGKELGDFLGIFRSMIPNNLFAAATEGNFVGLIVVSIVVGYFLARLVPERRRALETLVEAIYDLSLMVTHVILRLAPIGVACLIARTFAEQYATLWPDARFASFLAGIATFAAVAFAALMVHFLVTMPLVLRFVARVNPVRHYRAMAPALVTAFSTASSSATLPVTIDCVENRAGVSPRIAGFTLPIGATCNMDGTALYECVAAIFICQAFGVHLSFGQQAVVVMVALLTSVGVAGVPSASLVAIAIILRTVQAQLPDGPQPDLILGMGLLFVFDRPLDMVRTAVNMFGDSVGAVTIARSEGETSVLTPPPLT
- a CDS encoding DUF3365 domain-containing protein is translated as MTSRIALPCLAVLAAACGRDRPKDPPAPPSSATPPAAAARGQQAVGALKQQLRTELSKALEGGTPHAIEVCGTAAKTIAERVGVDGLTLGRATRKPRNPANAVAGWQAEALAEFEATAAAGKKLDGAHYVRQLPDGQVRYAEPLVTQALCLKCHGADLEPDVRAALAAAYPDDQATGYADGALRGLAWAEYRATP